Part of the Paenibacillus sp. FSL R7-0273 genome is shown below.
TCTGAAAAAAGTGTCAGGAGCGCAGTTAATCGGGATGATTCCTCAGGCAATAGAGGGAGACTATATTTTGGTTATCGACGGTATTATTTTTAATGAAGAAACAGACCTGGATGCAGTGGATTTGCGGGGAGTGCCTGGCGGTGCCTATGAGCTAAGGGTTACGCGAAACAGCGAGATGATTACGGAAATCTCTGCCTCCCGCTGAGAAAGGAGAAGCCGCATGGCAGATGCGCTGAAAGGTGTAATTATCGTTATTCTGCTGGCCTTTGTGTTTGGGGTCTACCCGGCCTTCCGCCAATCAGAGGTTGTTGAGAGGAATACGAAGCTTGCAGCAAATGCGGCTGTAGTGGAATTCGTAGATACGGTTCGTGCCAAAGGGTACGTGGATGTGGGCGATTATGAGCTGTTTCTTCAATCGCTGGATGCTTCATACGGTGTATTCGATGTCCAAATGGAGTACTACAAAAAAAAGCTGGAGCCTCTATATACGAATCCGGATGACTACTCCACGTTTCAGAACAGCTTCACAGTCCGTTTTGACGGATATTTTAACAAGGATATCTTGGGGGTCCTGTATCCTGAATCGGGTACTTCTCTAGCTGCAGATGCTCCCGCCAGAAGGTTCACCATGCATGTTGGAGACTTGTTCAATGTCCGGCTGGAGTCCTCAGGAACAACACTGGCTTCACGGATGCGGTCACTGCTGTTTCACAGTGAGCTGATTCCGCTCAATTTAAAGTATGGGGGAATGGTTCGAAGTGAAGCCCCTTAGTGTAGTGCTTGTTTTTCTGATTTTGGTTATACCGCTTGTTCTTATTAATGATACGAGAGAAGAGCTCCAGGTGTTTAACCAAGACATGTATAAACGTTATTCGAATGATTTTCAGGCAGCAGTGGATGATGCCGGGGATTATCTGTCACGGCTGGAAATGCAGCCCACAATCACGGCAGTTCATTATGGCCGGGAACGGCAACTGCAGCTGGACCATGATGTGCTGAGTGTGTTCTATAGCAATCTGGCGATGAAATTTGGGCTGGAGAACAATCAGGCTGAATTGAACAATCTAAAAATGCATATCCCTGCCCTGGTAATGTTTGGCTACAGCGGTTATACGCTGGTTACGCTTGATGATACAGCCAGTAACGGCGGCGGAGAGGAGCTTAAACCTGTCAGCTGGCCTGAGCGGCCCTACTATTACAAGCTCCGGAACGGAAACTTGCTCTATTTTACTTTGGACGACAACGCCCGGGTCTACGATACAGGTTCAAATGAATTCTATGAGGGAGAATATGAAGAGCTGGCCGCCGTGACGAGTCTTGATCCGATCAGCTCACTTGAACTCTTCCGTGAGGTCCGTCAGAGCACGATCACGTCTCTGGTCGAACAGGATTTGGCAACTGCCATTAATAGACACCTGGAGCTGGTGAAACGGATGGGCCTGTCGGTTCAGTTCACACTCCCGCGCGGACTTCAGGAGCAGTCAATACAGGATGTGGGAATGATGGCCTTCATCCAAGGCTACCCGCTTCCCGGAGGTGAGCTGCTGGATGCTTATTCGCTCGGCAGCGGTGCGGTCATGCGGCGTAAAAGTCTGATTGGCACCCGGACTGCAGCAGGCAGGCGTATTGCTTATGGTGAAGGCTGTGTACCGGCCGGGGCGAACGTCATTGAGAGTCTGTTTGATCCCGAAGAGGCTGTGAGGAAAGGGTATTTTGTTGAGGATTGTACATTCAAGTGAAAGAAAGAGGGATTTACAATGAAGAAGAAACTATTCTTACTACTTATTTTCACCATGATAAGCTTGCTTGCAGCGAGTGCTGCTTCAGCTACAAAGTTAGTAGGCGAGCCGAATCTGGCAGTTCTTGTGGACGGCAGAAAAGTGAAATTTGGTAATGCTAAACCCTACATGGAAAATGGAAGAGTTATGGTTCCTATTAGAAATGTAGCTGAGAAGCTGGGTGCGAAGGTTACATGGAATGCTACAACCCGTACGGCAGGTTTTACACTGGCAGACCGTTCTGTGGATATCCAAGTTGGAGCAGACAAGGTTTATGTTAATGGCCAAGCAAAAACTATAGATGCCAAGGCAATTGAAAAAAATGGGAGTGTGTATGTTCCGCTTCGCTTTGTTTCTCTAGGGCTTGGTGTATCTTTGGAGTGGGATCAAGTTGGAAATTGGGCTTGGATCGGAGAGAAGAAAATTCCAACAATGGAGGAAGCGGGAATCAAGGCTGTTTCCATTACCCCATATGAAAAAATATTTAAAGGAGCAGATATTGTACGCTGGGATAGTAATGATGAAGTGTATTCTACTATTAGTACATTTACCATCGACCAACTCCCAATACGAAACGGAGACAGGATTTATTATGATATTTGGCCGGTGACATACGGAAATCAAGTGTTTTTGCGAGCGAGGACCTCTCAAGAATTAATGAGTATATACTATTTGAGTTCTCTGTTTGAATCTAAATTTAGAGGTCCGATGAGATACTTTTTGGAGCATAATCAGGACGGAACCAAGATGGTAGCATACAGAGTTGCCTTTATAGATGATGAATTTATGATCAAGTTAAATCAAATTGAATATATTGGAATTTCGCTATATGACAAATCGGCTTCAATAATAAAGAATCCATTTAAGTAAGAAGGGGACTCGAATTGAAGAAGCTATTAATTGCTCTTTTTGCGTTTCTTTTATTATTTGAAGGCTCATTATTTGTGTCCAATGATCATGCAGCAGCGGGGACGCTCCCTACTACAGTTGATACTAATAATCCTAATATATATTACTTTGTAGCACTCTTTTCTTATGATATTTGGAGAAGGTCTGATGGTGAAACCTGGACTTCAGACGGTCATCCGGGACAGCTGGGAAAGACTATACCCAAGTTTACTTATTCTTTTGATTTCCCTGGTCGGAAAATAAAAAATGTTGTGGTTGAGAACTTTGTTAGTCCCTCCCAATGGAGTAATGGTATAGAGATATGGAAAAAGTCCAGGTACTATCAGAAAGAATGGACGGATATTGGTAAATTTTCCAGTCAAAATTTCACACTTACTCGGCATGCGATTACAGGCATAGGTACTGGTTCTGTTTCTTTTGATATGAGTCTAGTCGGAGATCTAGTTACTCAAGTCCCAGGAAATGCAGGCGAAGATGTGACAGCACAGGGAGCGCCCGTAGATCCGGGAGTCATCAGCTACAGGTACTACTTTCCGAGTATGTTGACTATTGAGCTGGAGCCAGAAGGGAAGGCTATAATTAAACATTACACAACTACGGGACAATCGTTGAACGGAATCAGTGGTTTTACAGACCGGGAGGAGGTACTAACAAAAAATACTGCTTATTCTTTTACACACACGTCCGGAAACAGTGCTTATGAGTACCAGGGCTTCAAAAAAAGCACAGTTGCTGCTCCGAACGGTGGAACAATCGAACCAGGTGATCCCTATGGATTCACCTATGATGGAAGTTATCCTGTGTATTATCTCTCTTTCTATTACAAACTAGCTGGTCCGCCTGAAATACCGGATGGCTCAGGCTCAGGTTCTTGCACGTACACCATACAACCGCCGAATACGATTGCAGCTCCGCAAGCATCATTTATGGACCCAACTGCGAGCGGAGTGATTCTTAGTGATGATGCTGCGAATGGAATTCATTTTGATGCGCCGGCTGGCATTCCTACTTCAGAACATTTATACGCCAACGCTTTAGGCAGAAACTATTTGTTCGAGCATACCTTTGCCAATATGGCAGGACAGATCCGCTATTCCTGCAGCGTTGATGTTACATATTCGACTAAATGGGAAGAAGCGCAAGATGATCTTCCGGGTGAGGACGGAGAAATGATTCCCCAAGATCCGCTGCCCCAAACAGGATCCTTTGACAAAACATATAATTTTGAGCTGACACCAAGGGAATACGCGTATTGGCAGATCGATCAGTTATCTGTCTATCGCATCGACAGGGCGCAGATGGAGAATTATGCGCTG
Proteins encoded:
- a CDS encoding copper amine oxidase N-terminal domain-containing protein; the protein is MKKKLFLLLIFTMISLLAASAASATKLVGEPNLAVLVDGRKVKFGNAKPYMENGRVMVPIRNVAEKLGAKVTWNATTRTAGFTLADRSVDIQVGADKVYVNGQAKTIDAKAIEKNGSVYVPLRFVSLGLGVSLEWDQVGNWAWIGEKKIPTMEEAGIKAVSITPYEKIFKGADIVRWDSNDEVYSTISTFTIDQLPIRNGDRIYYDIWPVTYGNQVFLRARTSQELMSIYYLSSLFESKFRGPMRYFLEHNQDGTKMVAYRVAFIDDEFMIKLNQIEYIGISLYDKSASIIKNPFK